Proteins found in one Coffea eugenioides isolate CCC68of chromosome 5, Ceug_1.0, whole genome shotgun sequence genomic segment:
- the LOC113771764 gene encoding paramyosin-like: MSNNLMIITDEKEELRRHKDLRISELEEELTEKIYELEACMRENAGLESQNNSLASQVDILSKENGSLSSKMKRLNDEVADSKTENKRLNDELQRENDHLNEDLMGKYKIIHNKLQLHCDELERDSDELKHSLEEQKGAVDIIEEEETNIQLLFGCLIPKFVSYFDVGVAFLAFGIECCLISLGEGDDYKSLE; the protein is encoded by the exons ATGAGTAACAACTTGATGATCATCACAGATGAGAAGGAGGAATTAAGGAGGCATAAAGATTTGAGGATAAGTGAATTGGAAGAGGAGTTAACAGAGAAAATTTATGAACTTGAAGCTTGTATGAGGGAGAATGCTGGTTTGGAATCTCAAAACAACAGTTTGGCTTCACAAGTTGACATTCTAAGCAAAGAAAATGGAAGTTTGAGCAGTAAGATGAAGAGATTGAATGATGAGGTTGCTGACTCGAAGACTGAGAATAAGAGATTAAATGATGAGTTGCAAAGGGAAAATGACCATCTCAAT GAAGATCTCATGGGAAAATACAAGATCATCCATAACAAGCTTCAACTCCACTGTGACGAGCTTGAAAGAGATTCCGATGAATTGAAGCACTCTCTGGAGGAGCAAAAAGGGGCTGTTGATATCATTGAGGAGGAGGAGACAAACATCCAGTTGCTTTTTGGATGTTTGATCCCAAAATTTGTAAGCTAT TTTGATGTTGGTGTTGCTTTTTTGGCTTTTGGAATAGAATGTTGCCTCATATCTTTGGGTGAGGGAGACGATTACAAGTCTTTGGAATAA